A stretch of candidate division KSB1 bacterium DNA encodes these proteins:
- a CDS encoding AsmA family protein: MLGLALALYVLAFVVGGLLLRVLVPADRLSEAVLATLEQSLGRELSVESIQFGLFRGITLNGVRMTTPAGGDSIAFPIRSATAERFVLHYRLRSLFKRRLEITEVSLHNPRLELFFSGPSATMPAATPQDSLPRAVSVPVSVALQRLEIRDAHCTVTIATDTSRLEFGLAGLTFVASKLYLPRGKGEAWHQATGKIALTCDKAPLFFRQELASAGRTEVKCLLDLQLAAESRGLADVEARLLIAAHRGQVQLSGGPAFSGTLPSVEITTTLRGNVPQGEFLVDRLSLGLGGQELLECRGQLSSLGSQPKVHAEVVEGEISLGKLLATVRPLLTETAFAGLLPERLSGRLSFAGTSLDWAFPSLAGGSSLDANAAVDLRDLSLVVRDVATVEHLTLSARWAASADSAGLRTGGASASLAFDQVRYNSPGLPMSAFRGKLELKALAGERLSSLITDFTLKVASLMGGELEGEVHLSAGQAAAAWRGNVVMAVRRLPLAPLTAGQVRGSTTSSLAARVRGLSDIGLELTVGVDSLAALLQGREQSLSPLELTALGKLRTNVRFDAVTVDSLLLQLADMVSARLAGSFGLQDERFSFTLHDLTLHHRPLPRLLPVELGEQIGVISLAGATHVRGSASGQLLPDNSRFEVQGSVSSSIGASLPALGLQVSGVRLGAELAMTPSLARATIEARLDTAIIAQMRAAPITGSGARFEVSLPELQSLVLTRGELWVPAFAAKGELSGHMAPGAAGPTGAVDVAFSLDATDTVHVTDTVSLLGRVLAKAKLRMDGSVAGVEGNISIPGLAVYLPGGTSLKGIRAAIPFSQAFDLQRMELVLSPLERYAYSGPAGAYPSLFAAHFADALPEQGWLTIDRLSFAAYGARNLRMRLFVGGGKLMVPTMLLDAYDGNFGGSLAVEFPALDLARVQYRVEGHLSGLNSALLAARSGQPLEKGIINANFRFTGTGLDVQKGIEVEGFFRITDIGPRVADNLLRSLDPQGLDAGIRSARFFINHGFKPREMSFDLRHAHLYPSIHLSQPWYFPVRVGGGKVELARIPVAFFLQMIKQEAVPTY; this comes from the coding sequence GTGCTGGGGCTTGCGCTGGCCCTCTACGTTCTTGCTTTCGTCGTCGGGGGTCTCCTGCTGCGAGTCTTGGTGCCTGCGGACCGCCTATCTGAAGCGGTGCTGGCTACCCTTGAACAGAGCCTCGGCCGGGAGCTCTCCGTAGAGAGCATCCAGTTCGGGCTGTTCAGAGGCATCACCCTCAATGGGGTGCGCATGACCACCCCTGCGGGCGGCGACAGCATCGCGTTCCCAATCAGGAGTGCGACTGCCGAGCGCTTTGTCCTCCACTATCGTCTGCGTTCCCTTTTCAAACGTCGCCTCGAGATTACGGAGGTCTCCCTGCACAACCCCCGGCTTGAGCTGTTCTTCTCTGGGCCCTCGGCTACAATGCCGGCGGCGACGCCCCAAGACTCGTTGCCACGGGCGGTTTCCGTTCCGGTGAGCGTGGCATTGCAGCGGCTGGAAATCCGCGATGCCCACTGCACGGTGACCATCGCCACCGACACGTCACGCTTGGAATTCGGCCTCGCTGGGCTCACCTTTGTGGCGTCCAAGCTCTATCTGCCGCGGGGCAAGGGTGAGGCATGGCACCAGGCGACCGGTAAGATCGCGCTCACGTGCGACAAGGCTCCCCTCTTTTTCCGGCAGGAACTGGCAAGTGCGGGGCGCACAGAGGTGAAGTGCCTTTTGGACTTGCAACTGGCCGCGGAGTCGCGCGGGCTCGCGGACGTGGAGGCGAGGCTGCTCATCGCCGCGCACCGGGGGCAGGTCCAGCTGTCGGGCGGCCCAGCCTTCTCGGGTACCTTGCCATCTGTGGAAATCACCACCACGCTTCGCGGGAACGTGCCCCAAGGGGAGTTTCTTGTGGACAGGCTGAGTCTGGGCCTTGGCGGACAGGAGCTTCTGGAATGCCGTGGCCAGCTCAGTAGCCTCGGCAGCCAGCCGAAGGTGCACGCGGAGGTGGTAGAGGGCGAGATTTCCTTAGGCAAGCTTCTGGCGACCGTGCGGCCCCTCCTCACCGAGACGGCATTCGCCGGCCTGTTGCCCGAGCGGCTCTCCGGGAGGCTTTCTTTTGCCGGCACGAGCCTCGACTGGGCCTTCCCTTCCCTCGCGGGCGGGAGTTCTTTGGACGCAAATGCTGCGGTGGATCTGCGCGACCTGTCGCTGGTCGTGCGCGACGTAGCGACGGTGGAACACCTCACGCTCTCTGCACGGTGGGCCGCATCGGCGGACAGCGCCGGTCTGCGCACGGGAGGAGCCTCTGCCTCGTTGGCCTTTGACCAGGTGAGGTACAATTCGCCGGGGCTCCCCATGAGCGCTTTCCGGGGGAAGCTGGAGTTGAAGGCACTCGCCGGCGAGCGGCTGAGCTCGTTGATCACGGATTTCACGCTGAAGGTGGCCAGCCTCATGGGAGGGGAGCTGGAGGGCGAAGTGCATCTGTCAGCAGGCCAGGCCGCTGCAGCCTGGCGCGGCAACGTAGTCATGGCCGTGCGCCGTCTCCCCTTGGCGCCACTTACCGCAGGACAGGTACGTGGCAGCACCACCAGCTCCTTAGCTGCAAGGGTACGAGGCCTCAGCGACATCGGGCTGGAGCTCACTGTGGGCGTTGATTCCTTGGCTGCTCTCCTGCAAGGTCGCGAGCAGAGCCTGTCTCCGTTAGAGCTCACCGCGCTCGGCAAGCTGCGCACTAACGTGCGTTTCGATGCGGTGACGGTGGACTCGTTGTTGCTCCAGCTTGCCGACATGGTTTCGGCGCGCCTGGCAGGAAGCTTTGGGCTCCAGGACGAGCGCTTTTCCTTTACTTTGCACGACCTGACGCTCCACCATCGCCCCCTGCCGCGCCTGCTGCCGGTTGAACTTGGCGAGCAGATTGGAGTTATCTCGCTGGCAGGGGCCACTCATGTGCGCGGCAGCGCTTCTGGCCAACTACTCCCCGACAACTCTCGTTTTGAAGTGCAAGGTTCCGTAAGCTCTTCTATCGGCGCGTCGCTGCCGGCGCTGGGGCTGCAGGTATCGGGCGTAAGGCTCGGGGCTGAGCTGGCGATGACGCCCTCCCTTGCCCGGGCCACAATCGAGGCCCGCTTGGATACGGCAATCATCGCGCAGATGCGGGCGGCGCCTATCACCGGCAGCGGCGCTCGTTTTGAGGTGTCCCTGCCAGAGCTGCAGAGCCTCGTGCTGACGCGAGGTGAACTCTGGGTGCCGGCCTTTGCCGCAAAGGGAGAGCTGTCCGGTCACATGGCACCAGGTGCAGCAGGGCCAACAGGCGCGGTGGATGTGGCCTTCTCCCTGGACGCGACAGACACCGTGCACGTCACGGACACGGTGAGTTTGTTGGGCAGGGTACTGGCCAAGGCAAAGCTGCGCATGGATGGCTCGGTGGCGGGTGTGGAAGGCAACATCTCCATCCCCGGCCTTGCCGTGTATCTGCCAGGGGGGACCTCGCTGAAGGGTATCCGCGCCGCAATCCCCTTCTCTCAGGCCTTTGACCTCCAGCGCATGGAGCTTGTCCTGTCACCCCTCGAACGGTACGCTTACTCGGGCCCGGCCGGCGCCTATCCATCGCTCTTCGCCGCCCACTTCGCCGATGCACTGCCCGAGCAGGGGTGGCTGACCATCGATCGGCTATCCTTTGCCGCCTACGGCGCTCGCAACCTCCGCATGCGCCTCTTTGTCGGCGGGGGCAAGCTCATGGTGCCGACCATGCTCCTGGATGCCTATGACGGCAACTTTGGCGGCAGCTTGGCAGTGGAGTTTCCCGCCCTGGATTTGGCGCGGGTGCAGTACAGGGTAGAGGGGCACCTGTCCGGGCTAAATTCCGCCCTTCTGGCAGCAAGGAGCGGACAGCCGCTGGAGAAGGGGATTATCAATGCCAACTTCCGCTTCACCGGTACCGGACTGGATGTGCAGAAGGGGATAGAGGTCGAGGGGTTCTTTCGCATCACCGACATTGGGCCACGGGTGGCCGACAATCTGCTGCGCTCTCTGGACCCTCAGGGCCTGGATGCCGGCATTCGCAGCGCGCGCTTTTTCATCAACCACGGGTTCAAGCCGCGCGAGATGTCCTTTGACCTGCGGCACGCCCACCTCTACCCCAGCATCCACCTCTCGCAACCCTGGTACTTCCCGGTGCGGGTCGGCGGCGGCAAAGTGGAGCTGGCGCGCATTCCGGTGGCCTTCTTCTTGCAGATGATCAAACAGGAAGCCGTACCGACGTACTGA
- a CDS encoding YdbL family protein, protein MARHIAAAVVLAGIVASCSIRAPEVQVTGEKTALENQVIGTYQQVADESWMIASTRAADSDQKAQMATEKKEVLDAVQNRKFNKDDIDEFKRDGALGENNQGFLELRRLPRLDQDPEYRSLVVRIMNEENRDRKIIYDRVLELNPNAGRAGTAAVYAVFAKMNSEESVPGTWVQAEDGTWYRKGKEAAPNEKK, encoded by the coding sequence ATGGCGCGACACATCGCAGCAGCAGTGGTACTGGCCGGCATAGTGGCCAGCTGCAGTATCCGCGCACCTGAAGTGCAGGTGACCGGCGAGAAGACCGCCTTGGAGAACCAGGTGATCGGCACCTACCAACAGGTGGCCGACGAGAGCTGGATGATCGCTTCCACGCGGGCGGCAGACAGCGACCAGAAGGCGCAAATGGCCACCGAGAAGAAAGAGGTTCTCGATGCGGTGCAAAACCGCAAGTTCAACAAAGACGACATCGACGAGTTCAAGCGGGATGGCGCCTTGGGCGAGAACAATCAAGGTTTTCTGGAGCTCCGTCGCCTGCCCAGACTGGATCAGGACCCGGAGTATCGTAGCCTGGTGGTCAGGATCATGAACGAAGAGAATCGGGATCGCAAGATCATCTACGATCGGGTCTTGGAGCTCAACCCCAACGCGGGCCGCGCCGGTACGGCTGCCGTCTATGCGGTCTTTGCCAAGATGAACAGCGAAGAGTCCGTCCCGGGCACCTGGGTACAGGCTGAGGACGGCACCTGGTATCGCAAAGGCAAGGAGGCTGCCCCCAACGAGAAGAAGTAG